The Budorcas taxicolor isolate Tak-1 chromosome 2, Takin1.1, whole genome shotgun sequence nucleotide sequence GAAATCGGGCGGGTAGATAAGCGGACCCCAGCGGGCTCCTTTCACAGTGTGTTCCAGCCGTGGGCGTAGCCAGAGGATGCCGCGTGGAGCGAGGGTTCTTCTCCGCCCAGCCGCCTGCGAGATGCGCGGCACCCCCTCCCACGCCTCCCTGGGGCACGCGGCCTTGGTGCTAGGGGTCCTGGGGGAGTTAGGACCTACGTTTGGACCCTTCCTGTCCTGGCTTTGGTTGCCTCCTTAGCGAAAAGGCACAGTGACGTGACTCTTAAGGAATATGCTGCTTCTTGTTTGCAGCAGTTTGTTTACTAATTAAACACTTTAGAGACAGGAAGACAGCTTCACCTGAAGTTAAATAATTGTGaattttactgaaatattttcGGATGAAATAATAGTATGGCCCTACTGTGTTTGGAAATAAACTAGCTGGAGGAGGTTATGCGTTTGAGTAGAGATGAAACAAAGTTAGCCATGACTTGACAGATTGAAGTTAGTTTATAATATACTattttttccactttcatgcgTGTTTATAATTTATCATAAAAAATAATCTATAGTGAAAATTTTGCTGTGGACAGTTGTGTTCAAATACTGGGCCTGTATTTGTCTGCTAGAGCTGTAGGGACAAGAACTGGGTGGCACAAATGTGTTTTCTTGGAATTCTGGAGGCCcgaggtccaagatcaaggtgttggcagggctggtttctcttctgaggcctctcccactggcttgtagatggccacCTTCTTTCTGGCTTGCGTCCTCGCAGTCCTTCTGTGTCTGTGCCCTAATGTCCCACTCTGGATTGGATTAGGGACTATCCTAATGACCTCgctttaacttaattacctctttaaagatgcTATTTCTAAGTACAGTCATGTTCCTCCTCCTGGAAGTTAGGACTTCACCATAGGAATTTGGAGGGACGTAGTTCTgcccatcggagaaggcaatggcaccccactccagtactcttgcctggaaaatcccatggactgaggagcctggaaggctgcagtccatggggtcgctgagggtcggacacaactgagcgacttccctttcacttttcactttcctgcattggagaaggaaacggcaacccactccagtgttcttgcctggagaatcccagggatgggggagcctggtgggctgccatctatggagtcacacagagtcagacacgactgaagcaacttagcagcagcagcagttctgccCATAGCTCTGCCACGTTACTAGTTGAGGCCTATCTGTGCCTCAATGTTCACCGCTTTAAAATAGGGACATCATAATGATAAGGTCACAGAGTTGTAAGGATTCAGTTGTTAAATAATATGGGTACAGCTCTCAGAACTGTGTTGGGCATATAGTAAGGATGGAATAAGCCGAGCATGTGTTTCAGGTATAAATCAGTGCTCATGTTCAGTATGGCAGTGGAGTGAGAGGTGGGCTGCTTGGGGCCGTGCCTAGCCATGGGAATCAAAGTTGTAATTACAGCCATACCACGGCTTCCCGAGACTCCCTGGTGGGGCCATCGTGATCATCCCCCCCAGCTTCCTGGGTTGCCCAATGACCAACACTGACAGGCCCGCGGTTGTCTATGGGCAGCGAGTGGACTGGCAGAGCTCAGCAGGCTCCCAGCTGAGAGATGCCCTGACCCCTGTCTCACGATGCCCAGAGGTTCGCCTTGGCCAAGGGGTGTCTGCTCTTTGCCAGACACTGATTGTTTCATGTGTGTTTATTTACTCAGCACAGACTCCCTCCTGGTGGGCCCTTGTCATGTGCGCATTTGGTAAGTGGTGACACAGAGACAGAGCTGGGGCCAGTTCTTGGCTACTGTGCGTATTGCATCAGTTTAAGAGGATGTGGCCCCGGGGTGTTTGGTCTGCAGTTGTTGGCttacttctctttctcttggCCCAGGTTACAGCAGTGGCAGCCCTCATGGCAGGTCCCCTGTGGCGGGCCACAGTGTTTGTGCAGAGACACAGGACAGGCCTGTTGGTGGGCTCCTGTGCAGGCCTGTTTGGGGCCCAGATCTCGTACCACCTCTTCCCGgatcctgtggtccagtggctgtaCCAGTACTGGCCTCAGGGCCAGCCGGCGCCTCTGTCCCCAGAACTGGAGAGGCTCTTCCAGGAGGTGCAGCAGGACATTGGCATCCCCTCGGGCCACCACTTCGAGGCCTTTACCACCTTCACCTTCCAGCCTGTGAGCGCCGGCTTCCCGAGACTCCCTGGTGGGGCCATCGTAGGCATCCCTGCCAGCTTCCTCCGTGGCCCAGTGACCAACACTGACCGGCCTGTGGTTGTCCACGGGCAGCGAGTGGACTGGCGGAGTCCAGCAGGCGCCCGGCTGAGAGATGCCCTAACCCTGTCTCACGATGCCCAGAAGTTCGCCTTGGCCAAGGAGGCGGTGTACCTGGAGAGTGGGGCAGCCGCCTTGCAGGCCCTGCCTGCTCCAGCCTGCCTGGCGGGCACCTGGGCACTGGGTGTTGGGGCCAAGCACGCCTTGGGGCTCTATGGAGGCCCCATGAGCTTGCGGGCCGCCTTCAACTTGGTGGCAGCAGTGGCGGGCTTCGTGGCCTATGCCTTCTCCACGGACTCTCTCACTCACGCCCTGGAAGCCTGGCTGGACCGCCGCACGGCCTCCCTGTCTGCAGCCTATGCCCGGGGTGGGGTGGAATTCTACGAGAAGGTTCTGTCAGGCAACCTGGCCCTTCGCAGTCTGCTGGGCCAGCGGGGGGAGAAACTCTACACCCCCAGCGGGAATGTCATTCCCAGACACTGGTTCCGCATCAAACACCTGCCCTACACGGCCCGCCGGGACTCAGTGCTGCAGATGTGGCGGGCAGCGCTTGGCCCTGGCGGCTCCTGAGGGCCTCGTGGCCCAGACGGTTCCGGCTCAGGCAGGTGCCACTCGCCATGGACTCAGGCAAGCCCACAGCCCAGTGTCAGCAGACTTGCAGGCTTTGGGGTTTAACAGCCCAGTTCCTACCCCAGCCCACCACTCATGACCTAAGTCACCTCGGACACATCCCTTTATGAATCTGAGCCTTGGTTCCTCTACTGTAAATTGGGGCTGATGTAAACTCCCTGGCAGGCCTGTGGGGTTGTGTGAGGTCATTACAGGAGGGCCTGGGTGCCAGTGCCTAAATAAACAAAAGTCTGTCTTCCTTGCTATTTGATTACAGGGGGCTAAAGGGGTCAGACTGCATCTCACCACCAGAGGTGTTTGTGGGAGGCAGCCACTTTCGTATAGTGAGGAATCACCACATAGTTTGCCTGGTGGTCAAATCCCAATCTCCTCCTCCTGTGGTAGAAATGAAAGGTTCTGAGAGGCCAAGATGAGAAGCCCGTATGGGCCCAAGAGCTGGAAGACAGAGTTCCCCGTGGGGCTTTAAGAGAGGTGTATGCAGTGCAGATGGCAGCTCAGAGAGGGCTGGGTGCCCAACAGCCTTGCAGGGCCCCAGGAGAGCCCCTGGgcctgaaggagagagaaggtgtTGCTGGAACCTGGCGGGACCTCCTGCTAGGAATTCTGGCcgagggagaggaaggagcaggCCTGCAAAGCTGAGGCCCTGCCGTCGTCGGGACAGAGCAGGTGAGTGCTTGGGCAGGAAAGGGAGGGTAGGGACCACGAAGGGGGATGGGAATGGGGCGAGGGGGTGGTGAGGAGAGCAGAGGGGTGCCGCTGGGCAATGGGCCAGGCCTGGTGTCCCTCTCGGGACCATGGGGAGCTGCAgccttgccaggcttctctccagACCTCAGCTGGATAgacagacccccccccccccgactttTGATGCTTGGACAGGAGACCCCAGCAGGGAAGATGAGAAGAATTGTGATGAGTAAGCTAGGTTCCCTTGGTCATTCCTgtattcttttagttttgttttaatttattttattgaagtatagttgatttacaatgtattattttctgctgtacagcaaagtgactcagttatacaaatatgtatctttttcatattctttttccattatggtttattataggatattgaatatagtgttctgtgttacacagtaggaccttgtttgtctgttctctgtgtactagtttgcatctgctaatctcaaactcccactccatccaTGTCCCACGCACTCCCCCTTGACAACTGCAAGTCTGtactctctgtttctgttttgtaggtaagttaATTTGCATCatatcttagattccacatataagtgatggtATCatttggtgtttgtctttctctttctgacttacttcacttactgtgatcatctctagttgcatccatgttgctgcagatagcattatttcattcttttttatggctgagaaatattctactgtatatatgtaccacatcttttatcccttcatctgtcgatgaacatttgggttgtttaaagtctttattcaGTTCATTATAACATTAACTCTGTTTTGGTTTCCcagccacaaggcatgtgggatcccaactccccaaccagggatcagaccctcaCCATTCCTGCACCAGAAGGGGAAGTCCAACCACTAAACGCCCTATATAGGTTTTCATGGTAGCTGCATctacagtgtagaagggttccctacaaagggttccctttgctccacatcctctccagcatttgttacttgtactttttaatgatggccattctggctgatgtgatatctcattgtagtgtTGATTTGCACTggtctaataattagtgatgctgagcatcttttcaggccattcatgtatcttttttttttttaatttgactgcaccaggtcttaattgcacatgcaggatctagttacctgaccaggaattgagcccagaccccctgcattgggagcgtggagtcttagccactggaccaccagagaagtctccatATATTCCTTTTGTTGGTGATTATGTTTTCCCTGGAACAGGTGAAGAATTCAGGCCTGGTATCAGTGTAACTCAGAGCAGAGGGTATAATTAGGCCCCATGCAGAAGGGACACAAAACCAGCCCAGGAGGCCCACTCAGGGGTGGCTGGTGGTCCCTGCCAGAAGACCATGGATGGAGTGAGCAGGCAGGGCTGGCCTGTCTTCCTGCTGGGTCCTTGATGGTGAGCTGGGCTCAGTGCTCTGTCCCCATTCTGGGCAATCCTGAGGGTCTCTGCCCTGGGACCCAGCAGATGGTTCTGAGGGCACAGCACTGCCTCTCCCAGGTCCCTGGGCAGCATTGGACACAGGCTTGACCAGGCGGACAGATggtcccaccccccaccccccacccccgccccgtcaATTGCTTTCAGTGCTGCAAGAGCTGAGAGGAGGCCAGGCGTTCCTGCTGCTCCATCCTGATGGGAGGGGAAGAGAGCCCTGGCGCCATTGGGGATGGGGAGGTGACCTCCTGAGATGCCATTTGACTCCTTCTAATCCAAATCGCAAACTTTGTCTCCACTCAAGGGCTGTTCTCAGGCCCCATACACACTCCCCATGGCCCACTTCAAGCCTGGGCTGACTGTGATCCCCTGATTCCCGCATCCTGCATATCCTTGCCGTTTGCTACCATCCAGAGCTCTCCTGCGGCAGTACCGGCAGGCACACAGCAGCTCTGACTGAGAATGTGTCTGGACTGAGCCGTCCTCCCCATCACCCCTTCTTCCCACCTTGTGGCTAAACCAGGGCCCAGCCTGGTGATCTCCCTGCCCAGCAACTCCAGCTCCATCCAACTCCCCCCTGGCTCCAGCCCTGGCCTCCCCAGCTGGTTCCTCATATGGGCTTCCTGGCCATTCTCCTCACCTCTCCCAGCTCTCAGAGCACAGGTCTGACAGGGTTCTCTTCTGCTTAAAACCGTTTGTAGGCGTTCCTGTGtggtggtcagttgctcagttgtgtccaactctttgagaccccatggactgtagccctccaggctcctctgtccatgggctttttttcaggcaagaatactggagtaggttgccattgccttctccaggggatcttcgtgacccagggatggaacctgtgtctcttggatctcctgcattggcaggtggattctttaccattagcgccatctgggaagacccTTTGCACCTTAGTGCTCTTCCTAGCCTTTGCTGCCAACTGTGATTAAGTAATTAAGTGACCATGGCTGAGCATCTCCTCTGCTGAAATGTACTTTCTGCACAGGCAGGGTTGTGTGTCCCATTTACAACTCTTGACTGAGATTCTCCCCATTTGGGAATAAATGAACAAGACTCTGAAGCTCCCACAGACAGAGGCTTGGCTCCTTAAGATCTCTGAACAGTTACAGTATGGCTTACTGGGTGCCCTGGGCATGGCCATTGTGAATCATATGTGATGCTGTCCTTCCTTCCCAACTTGGGACTTTCCAAGGGCATGACCTGGCCATGATTGCTGACTTCATGGGGGAAACCAGGACGCTGTGCGTCACTTCCCTTCCTATAGGGCACAGGTTACTTCTCAGGGCTCTAGGGACCCCCTTCTCAGAGGCTTCTCAGACCCCAAATTCTGTGATATTTTGTGCCCCTAAAAGCAGTTCAGGTATTGATCCCCCAAAGATTAAAACCATGTTCTGTGGTCTCTATAGCCTTTCTCCCCTGCCACTTAGAGGTGACTTTCCAGCCTCACCCCTTTTATCAGGAAATAAAAGGCCACTGAGCCGAGGCTTTGGGAACTTCTAGGAGAGACCTTCCAGCTAACTGAAGGGAAAGGGCCCACCCTATCTGTAATGTTTAGTGCTgcggtggggatggggaggaggggaggggtgttATGGAGGCCCCAGCTGAGGACCAGGGTACCTTAGGAGGTAGAGAACAAAGATGGGGCAGctgttccttggtggctcagacgataaagagtCCCCTTGCAAAGCAggtggccagggttcaatccctgagtcggggagatccgctagagaaggcaatggcaacccactcgtgttcttgtctggagaatcccatggacagaggagcctggagggccacagtccatcgggttgcaaagaattggacatgactgagtaacactttcactttctttcctgccACTTTATCagagtgaccttgagcaagtgact carries:
- the TMEM177 gene encoding transmembrane protein 177 yields the protein MAGPLWRATVFVQRHRTGLLVGSCAGLFGAQISYHLFPDPVVQWLYQYWPQGQPAPLSPELERLFQEVQQDIGIPSGHHFEAFTTFTFQPVSAGFPRLPGGAIVGIPASFLRGPVTNTDRPVVVHGQRVDWRSPAGARLRDALTLSHDAQKFALAKEAVYLESGAAALQALPAPACLAGTWALGVGAKHALGLYGGPMSLRAAFNLVAAVAGFVAYAFSTDSLTHALEAWLDRRTASLSAAYARGGVEFYEKVLSGNLALRSLLGQRGEKLYTPSGNVIPRHWFRIKHLPYTARRDSVLQMWRAALGPGGS